The following proteins are encoded in a genomic region of Spirosoma sp. SC4-14:
- a CDS encoding acetoacetate--CoA ligase produces the protein MSRPTLTPLYLPSRRTIEQSILKKYMDWLFIKKGLYFRDYDDLWDWSVTDLEDFWESIWQFFDVQSHSPYYQVVFETGQQRMIGTEWFRGATLNYAEHIFRHRTSQRPALVFASEQRPRPAMISWETLERRVNAVATYLRQQGVGVGDRVVSVLPNIPEAVIAFLATNAIGAVWSSCSPDFGTASIVDRFQQIEPKVLIAADGYTYNGKPVDKTEALRELRISLPTLQRVIWLPYLDPDSRLERAILWQEVLETPTPEELIFEPVPFEHPIWVLYSSGTTGKPKAITHSVGGCLLEHLKVLALHQDVRLGERYFWYSTTGWMMWNFALGSMLVGATLVLYDGAAGYPDLNILWNLADEARINHFGGGAAYYLACMRAGLKPMNTTRLAYLRTIGSTGSPLPPEGFRWIYENVKSDVWLISFSGGTDVCSGFVGGNPLLPVYEGEIQCRLLGCKVDAFDENARPVRGELGEMVILKPMPSMPIYFWNDPGNERYQKSYFDTYPGIWRHGDYIRITERNGIIIYGRSDATLNRDGVRIGTSEIYSAVESLPEIADSLVVGLEQPGGRYFMPLFVVLQNGFALTDELVARIKKTLRSQFSPRHVPDAIYAISEVPYTISGKKLETPVKKILSGVDVSLAASKDTLRNPAALEPFITFTVER, from the coding sequence ATGTCCCGACCAACATTGACTCCGCTATACTTGCCCAGCCGCCGTACGATTGAACAGTCGATTCTGAAAAAATACATGGATTGGCTTTTTATAAAGAAAGGGTTGTATTTCCGTGATTATGACGATCTGTGGGATTGGTCGGTAACGGATCTGGAGGATTTTTGGGAAAGTATATGGCAATTTTTTGATGTTCAGAGCCATTCGCCCTACTATCAGGTGGTTTTTGAAACGGGGCAGCAGCGTATGATTGGCACCGAGTGGTTTCGGGGGGCTACGCTGAATTATGCTGAACATATTTTTCGGCACCGAACTAGCCAGCGCCCAGCGCTTGTTTTTGCTTCGGAACAACGGCCGCGACCAGCAATGATCAGTTGGGAAACACTGGAGCGCCGGGTTAATGCTGTGGCCACATATTTGCGCCAGCAGGGCGTTGGCGTTGGCGACCGGGTAGTGTCGGTGTTGCCCAATATACCCGAAGCAGTAATCGCTTTTCTGGCTACCAATGCCATTGGGGCTGTGTGGTCGAGCTGTTCGCCCGATTTCGGTACTGCTAGTATTGTCGACCGTTTTCAGCAGATTGAACCGAAAGTCCTGATTGCTGCCGATGGCTATACCTATAACGGAAAACCCGTTGATAAGACCGAGGCCCTGCGTGAACTGCGGATTAGTTTGCCAACGCTACAACGGGTAATCTGGCTACCGTATCTTGATCCTGATAGCCGACTCGAACGGGCTATTCTCTGGCAGGAAGTGCTCGAAACACCAACCCCCGAGGAGTTGATATTTGAGCCTGTGCCCTTTGAACATCCTATCTGGGTGTTGTATTCGTCGGGGACTACCGGCAAACCCAAGGCCATTACGCATAGTGTTGGCGGTTGTTTGCTCGAACATCTCAAAGTATTAGCGTTGCATCAGGATGTTCGGCTGGGCGAGCGATACTTCTGGTACTCGACAACCGGCTGGATGATGTGGAATTTTGCCCTGGGATCGATGCTGGTGGGTGCAACACTGGTATTATACGATGGCGCAGCCGGTTATCCCGACCTGAATATTCTCTGGAATCTGGCCGACGAAGCCCGAATTAATCACTTTGGTGGGGGAGCTGCCTATTATCTGGCCTGTATGCGGGCTGGTCTAAAGCCAATGAATACGACCAGGCTGGCCTACCTGCGAACGATTGGCTCGACAGGATCGCCCTTACCACCCGAAGGATTTCGGTGGATTTACGAAAATGTGAAATCCGATGTCTGGTTGATTTCGTTTAGTGGAGGAACGGATGTGTGTAGTGGCTTTGTGGGCGGAAATCCGTTATTACCCGTTTATGAAGGCGAAATCCAGTGCCGGTTGCTAGGCTGTAAGGTCGACGCATTCGATGAAAATGCCAGACCTGTACGCGGAGAACTGGGCGAAATGGTAATTCTGAAACCCATGCCATCGATGCCCATTTATTTCTGGAACGATCCGGGCAATGAACGATACCAAAAAAGTTACTTCGATACTTACCCCGGCATCTGGCGGCATGGCGACTATATTCGGATTACGGAGCGAAATGGCATAATTATTTATGGCCGCTCCGATGCTACACTCAATCGCGATGGTGTGCGCATTGGAACAAGTGAAATTTATAGCGCTGTGGAAAGCCTGCCCGAAATTGCCGATAGCCTGGTTGTAGGTCTGGAGCAGCCGGGAGGGCGCTATTTTATGCCGCTGTTTGTGGTATTACAGAATGGGTTTGCGCTTACCGACGAGCTGGTAGCGCGAATAAAGAAAACACTTCGGAGCCAGTTTAGCCCGCGACACGTGCCCGATGCGATCTATGCCATCAGCGAAGTGCCCTATACCATCAGCGGCAAAAAACTGGAAACTCCTGTAAAGAAAATCCTGTCTGGGGTCGATGTGTCGCTGGCCGCCAGTAAAGATACCCTCCGGAATCCGGCTGCTCTGGAGCCATTTATCACATTTACAGTAGAACGATAA
- a CDS encoding pseudouridine synthase — translation MNQDSDQNGRRDGESRSFGRRDDGPRFNRNRNDDSRDNNGDRPRFSRNNDRPDNDRPRFNRERDANQNDRPRFSRERNDNQNDRPRFSRERNDNQNDRPRFNRDRNDNRSDNYGNRRFDRDDKPSYNRDRNNDRPRFSRDDKPNFERNERPRFERDDKPRFERNERPRFDRDDKPRFERNNDRFGNERRFNDRADDRPRSRTDRGSNRFGNESERFSENDRPRFNRNNDERPRFSRDDKPAFNRDEKKDRYADKKNRFSREGESDSEKPAFKRVGGFNREADERNRFDRTNDRRSFQERNDQDEPSRFSHEQRKQSSERRAGKYKKAPDYSRADSFTDRFDKPRKPRQYDNNEQPKRKAVDDGLMRLNRYIANSGVCSRREADELIARGDISVNGKIITEMGFKVKEGDTVKYGTKVLNPERFVYVLLNKPKDYITTTEDPEERKTVMELVADAGNFRMYPVGRLDRNTTGLLLLTNDGELADKLTHPSNDIRKIYQVEIDKPITDEHFEAIRDGLTLEDGPIKPDALSIVTPDAQVIGIEIHSGRNRIVRRIFEHLGYEVTKLDRTTYAGLTKKDLPRGKWRFLEPKEVVKLKYFNS, via the coding sequence ATGAATCAGGATTCAGATCAGAACGGCCGCCGTGATGGTGAGTCTCGTTCCTTCGGTCGTCGTGACGACGGCCCTCGCTTCAACAGAAACCGCAACGACGACTCGCGGGACAATAATGGTGATCGTCCGCGCTTTAGCCGGAACAACGACCGACCCGATAACGACAGACCACGCTTCAACCGGGAGCGCGATGCTAATCAAAACGACCGCCCGCGCTTTAGCCGGGAGCGCAATGATAATCAAAACGACCGCCCGCGCTTTAGCCGGGAGCGCAACGATAATCAAAACGACCGCCCACGTTTCAACCGAGATCGTAACGATAACCGCTCCGATAATTACGGTAACCGCCGGTTCGACCGCGACGATAAACCCAGCTATAACCGCGACCGCAACAACGACCGCCCTCGGTTCAGCCGGGACGACAAGCCCAATTTTGAACGCAATGAACGGCCACGCTTCGAGCGCGATGATAAACCACGTTTTGAACGCAATGAACGGCCACGCTTCGACCGTGACGATAAACCACGTTTTGAGCGAAATAACGATCGATTTGGCAACGAGCGCCGATTCAACGACCGAGCCGATGATCGGCCACGGTCGCGCACGGACCGGGGAAGCAATCGATTTGGCAATGAGTCTGAACGGTTTTCGGAGAATGACCGGCCCCGTTTCAACCGCAACAACGACGAAAGGCCTCGTTTCAGTCGCGACGACAAACCTGCTTTCAACCGCGATGAGAAGAAAGATCGGTATGCCGACAAAAAAAACCGGTTCTCACGCGAGGGAGAATCAGATTCAGAAAAACCTGCCTTTAAGCGCGTAGGCGGCTTCAATAGGGAAGCTGACGAACGGAATCGGTTCGACCGCACTAATGATCGCCGTAGCTTCCAGGAGCGCAATGATCAGGACGAACCATCGCGGTTTTCGCACGAACAACGCAAACAATCGAGCGAACGCCGGGCGGGCAAGTACAAGAAAGCACCCGACTACTCCCGTGCAGACTCGTTCACCGATCGGTTTGATAAACCCCGGAAGCCTCGTCAGTACGATAATAATGAGCAGCCCAAACGGAAAGCAGTCGATGATGGACTGATGCGTCTTAACCGGTACATTGCCAATTCGGGCGTGTGCTCACGCCGGGAAGCCGACGAACTTATTGCGCGGGGCGACATTTCGGTCAATGGCAAGATCATTACTGAAATGGGTTTCAAAGTAAAAGAAGGCGATACGGTAAAATACGGCACTAAAGTTCTAAACCCTGAGCGTTTTGTGTACGTTCTGCTCAACAAGCCTAAGGATTATATTACAACAACTGAGGACCCCGAAGAGCGCAAAACCGTGATGGAGCTGGTTGCCGATGCGGGTAATTTCAGGATGTATCCGGTGGGTCGTCTCGATCGTAACACAACGGGGCTGTTGCTGCTGACCAACGATGGCGAACTGGCCGATAAGCTGACTCATCCGTCCAACGACATCCGTAAAATCTACCAGGTCGAAATCGACAAGCCGATTACCGACGAACATTTCGAAGCCATTCGGGATGGCCTTACGCTGGAAGATGGACCAATAAAACCCGATGCGTTGAGTATCGTTACACCCGATGCGCAGGTGATTGGTATTGAAATTCATTCGGGGCGCAATCGGATTGTCCGCCGTATTTTTGAACATCTGGGCTACGAAGTAACAAAACTCGACCGCACCACCTACGCGGGCCTGACCAAGAAAGACCTGCCCCGTGGCAAATGGCGCTTCCTGGAGCCGAAGGAGGTTGTAAAGTTGAAGTATTTTAACTCATAA